One Physeter macrocephalus isolate SW-GA chromosome 10, ASM283717v5, whole genome shotgun sequence DNA window includes the following coding sequences:
- the GPR31 gene encoding 12-(S)-hydroxy-5,8,10,14-eicosatetraenoic acid receptor — translation MPPPNCSVAPSYAAEAAAASLLLLECALGALGNAAALWTFFFRLKVWKPYAVYLFNLVLADLLLAACLPFHAAFYLRHKSWGLGRASCQWMLFLRSLCRGAGVAFLTTVALDRYLRVVHSRLKVNLLSLRAAWGISVLVWLMTAALTLQSVFLSEDECPGPEPRTGSSFGLIWQEALFFLQFILAFGLILFCSAGLIRTLQKRLRDPRKQPKLQRAQALVAVVGVLFTLCFCPAFLVRILLAVFRGALSCGVLSSMVHAADVTGSLTYLQGVLNPVVYCFSSPAFRRSYRKLFYTLTLRGRKQEAEAPGCELRDSYS, via the coding sequence ATGCCGCCACCCAACTGCTCGGTGGCGCCCAGCTACGCGGCGGAGGCGGCCGCAGcctcgctgctgctgctggagtGCGCCCTGGGCGCGCTGGGCAACGCCGCGGCGCTCTGGACCTTCTTCTTCCGTCTGAAGGTGTGGAAGCCCTACGCCGTCTACCTGTTCAACCTGGTCCTGGCGGACCTCCTGctggctgcctgcctgccctTCCACGCCGCCTTCTACCTGCGGCACAAGAGCTGGGGCCTGGGACGTGCGTCCTGCCAATGGATGCTCTTCCTGCGGTCCCTGTGCCGCGGCGCGGGGGTCGCCTTCCTCACCACCGTGGCCCTGGACCGCTACCTCCGGGTGGTCCACTCGCGGCTCAAGGTCAACCTTCTGTCCCTGCGGGCGGCCTGGGGCATCTCGGTCCTGGTCTGGCTCATGACGGCAGCCCTCACCCTCCAAAGCGTGTTCCTCTCTGAGGACGAGTGCCCCGGTCCTGAGCCCAGGACGGGGTCCTCCTTCGGCCTGATCTGGCAGGAAGCCCTCTTCTTCCTCCAGTTTATCCTGGCCTTCGGCCTCATCCTGTTCTGCAGTGCCGGCCTCATCAGGACTCTCCAGAAGCGGCTCCGAGACCCACGCAAGCAGCCCAAGCTGCAGAGGGCCCAGGCGCTGGTGGCCGTGGTTGGGGTGCTGTTCACGCTGTGTTTCTGCCCAGCTTTCCTGGTCCGCATCCTACTGGCCGTGTTCCGAGGGGCGCTCAGCTGCGGGGTCCTGAGCTCCATGGTCCACGCCGCTGACGTGACCGGCAGCCTCACCTACCTGCAGGGCGTGCTGAACCCCGTGGTGTACTGCTTCTCGAGCCCCGCCTTCAGACGTTCCTACCGCAAGCTCTTCTACACCCTCACCCTCAGGGGCCGAAAGCAGGAAGCAGAGGCTCCAGGCTGTGAGCTCAGAGACTCTTACTCCTGA